In Oscillospiraceae bacterium, the genomic window TGTGCTGGTCATCGACGAAGCCCATGAGGGCGTGGACACCTACAAGACCGACCTTGCCTTTGACCGCATTCGCCGCAGCTTCACGCTGCACCTGTCCGGCACGCCTTTCAAGGCGCTGGCGAACGATAAGTTTGCCGGGGATGCCATCTTCAACTGGACCTACGCGGACGAGCAGGCCGCCAAGCGGAACTGGCAGGGCGCACCGGGGCAGCAGAACCCCTACGCAAACCTCCCCATGCTCAACCTCTACACCTACCAGATGTCCGAGATCATCCGAGACGAGATCCGGCAGGGCGTGGAGATCGACGGCGAAACGCAGGAATTTGCCTTTGACCTGAACGAGTTCTTTAAGGTAAAGCCCAGCGGCAGCTTTGAGCACGATGCCGAGGTAGACCGCTTTCTGGATGCCATGACCACCCAGAACAAATTTCCGTTTTCCACCCCGGAGCTGCGTGCCGAACTGAAGCACACCTTCTGGCTGCTGAACCGGGTGGACAGCGCCAGAGCACTGGCAAAAAAGCTGCAGGCGCACCCGGTATTCCGGGACTATGAGGTGATCCTTGCCGCCGGTGACGGCAAGCTGGATGACACGGACGAGAACCAGAAGAGCTTTGACCGGGTAAAAGCTGCCATCGCTCACCACGAAAAGACCATCACCCTGTCAAAGACCATCACCCTGTCGGTGGGACAACTGACTACCGGCGTGACCATCCCGGAATGGTCGGCGGTGCTGATGCTCTCCAACCTGAAAAGCCCGGCGCTCTATATGCAGGCGGCGTTCCGTGCCCAGAACCCCTGCCTTTTCCACGAAAACGGCACTTTCCGCCGCAAAGAGAACGCCTATGTGTTCGATTTTGACCCCGCCCGCACTCTGCTGATCTACGAGCGGTTCGCCAACGACCTTTCACAGGACACCGCCAGCGGCAAGGGCGACACCGAGGAGCGCAAGGCGCACATCCAGAATCTGCTCAACTTCTTCCCGGTCATCGGCGAGGACGAGGAAGGGGAGATGATCCCGCTGGATGCGGAAAAAGTCCTCAGCATCCCCCGGAAGATCAAGTCCAAGGAAGTGGTGCGGATGGGCTTCCAGAGCAACTTCCTGTTCCAGAACATTTCCAACGTGTTCAGTGCCCCGCAGGAGGTGCTGGACATTCTGCAAAACTTCCAGCCCATCAGCGAAGCCAAGGCAAAGCCTATCCAGATCACCCCGGACACCGGCGCAGACCTCTCCCTGAACGACAAGGGCGAGGTGGATTTGGATGAGGGCTACGTCATCGGCAAGGCAGCGGATGTGTTCGGGGCAAAGATCTACGAAAGCACCCCGGCACTGGACACCGCCCTGCAAGACCTGACCGATGCCCCGGCTCCTGCCAAAGAAGAGCATCTGGAACCCCTGAAAAAGAGCATCACCAAGGAGATCATCACCCCTATGGTGGAACAGGCAAAGCAGGAGTATGGCCGCGACCTGAAGCTGTCCGACCAGAAGCGGTTCGAGAGCACCGCCAAAGCCAAGATGGACGTGGCGGTGAACAAGGTGGTGGACAACTACCGCATCGACCAGAGCCAGCTGGAGACCCAGCGCACCCAGCAGCTGCAAAGCTGCACCACCGCCCAGCAGCGCCAGCAGGTGAACCGGGAGTTTGACGCAAAGCAGCAGCAGAGCACCGCCGCCCTCATGGAGACGTTGCAATCCACCATCCAGCAGACGGCGCAGGAAATGCAGCAGACCATCGTGCGCACCGTGGAGACCAACCAGAAGGAGCAGGAGAAAAAGGGCTACGAGGACACCGTCCGTGACCATCTCCGGGGCTTTTCCCGCACCATCCCGTCCTTCCTCATGGCCTACGGCGACGAGACCGTGACACTGGCAAACTTTGACCAGATCATCCCGGACAAGGTCTTTCAGGAGGTCACCAGCATCACGCTGGAACAGTTCCGCTTTTTGCGGGATGGTGGACCATACATCAACCAAGCCACCGGACAGGAGGAGCACTTTGCAGGCCACCTGTTCGACCCGGTGGTGTTTGACGATTCGGTGAAAGAGTTTTTGAACCTGAAGGTCAAACTGGCAGATTACTTTGACGAGAGCCGCAGCGAGGATATCTTCGATTACATCCCGCCCCAGAAAACCAACCAGATCTTTACCCCCAAGTGGGTGGTGAAAAAGATGGTGGATCTGCTGGAGCAGGAGAACCCCGGCTGCTTCGATGACCCCGGCAAGACCTTCTTAGACCCCTACATGAAGTCCGGCCTGTACATTACGGAAATCGTCAAGCGCCTTTACCGCAGCGAGAAGATGCGGCAAGCCTTCCCGGACGATAACGCCCGGCTGGAACATATCTTTGCCAAGCAGGTCTATGGGCTTGCGCCCACCGAGATTATCTACCGCATTGCCATCAGCTACATTCTGGGCTTTGCAAAGGGTCACGGCATCACCGCCCACCATATCCGTCAGGCGGATACGCTGGAATTTGCCAAGGCGGGCACCATGGAAAGGGCACTGGATAAGATCTTCAGAGATT contains:
- a CDS encoding DEAD/DEAH box helicase family protein encodes the protein MAGITLHTARQVVPMIYAYTTPEIARHNGWTKIGYTEQSVDKRLKQQTHTADVLFHEEWRGNAVYDDGSGEVFTDHDFHAYLRKLRVENDRKNEWFHLDGEQSRRYFQDFRMNRGRVQLDAAIAYTLREEQARAVRDTKTYYQSHPGGEYLWNAKPRFGKTLSVYDFCKQVDAQTVLIVTNRPAIANSWYSDYVRFLGRESGYLFVSHVDALAGQPHVLDEQGYLDAAAQGEELYKRIEFVSLQDMKGSKYFGGEYDKLRHLTELNWDVLVIDEAHEGVDTYKTDLAFDRIRRSFTLHLSGTPFKALANDKFAGDAIFNWTYADEQAAKRNWQGAPGQQNPYANLPMLNLYTYQMSEIIRDEIRQGVEIDGETQEFAFDLNEFFKVKPSGSFEHDAEVDRFLDAMTTQNKFPFSTPELRAELKHTFWLLNRVDSARALAKKLQAHPVFRDYEVILAAGDGKLDDTDENQKSFDRVKAAIAHHEKTITLSKTITLSVGQLTTGVTIPEWSAVLMLSNLKSPALYMQAAFRAQNPCLFHENGTFRRKENAYVFDFDPARTLLIYERFANDLSQDTASGKGDTEERKAHIQNLLNFFPVIGEDEEGEMIPLDAEKVLSIPRKIKSKEVVRMGFQSNFLFQNISNVFSAPQEVLDILQNFQPISEAKAKPIQITPDTGADLSLNDKGEVDLDEGYVIGKAADVFGAKIYESTPALDTALQDLTDAPAPAKEEHLEPLKKSITKEIITPMVEQAKQEYGRDLKLSDQKRFESTAKAKMDVAVNKVVDNYRIDQSQLETQRTQQLQSCTTAQQRQQVNREFDAKQQQSTAALMETLQSTIQQTAQEMQQTIVRTVETNQKEQEKKGYEDTVRDHLRGFSRTIPSFLMAYGDETVTLANFDQIIPDKVFQEVTSITLEQFRFLRDGGPYINQATGQEEHFAGHLFDPVVFDDSVKEFLNLKVKLADYFDESRSEDIFDYIPPQKTNQIFTPKWVVKKMVDLLEQENPGCFDDPGKTFLDPYMKSGLYITEIVKRLYRSEKMRQAFPDDNARLEHIFAKQVYGLAPTEIIYRIAISYILGFAKGHGITAHHIRQADTLEFAKAGTMERALDKIFRD